A genomic window from Telopea speciosissima isolate NSW1024214 ecotype Mountain lineage unplaced genomic scaffold, Tspe_v1 Tspe_v1.0015, whole genome shotgun sequence includes:
- the LOC122647242 gene encoding aquaporin PIP2-2-like, translated as MIFILVYCTAGISGGHIDPAVTFELFLARKVSLIRAVMYMVAQCLGAMCGVGLVKAFQKSYYMQYGGGANEIADGNNKGVGLAAEIIGTFVLVYNVFSATDPKKSARDSHVPVSSPVLLGK; from the exons ATGATCTTCATCCTCGTTTACTGCACCGCCGGTATCTCTG gAGGGCATATTGACCCAGCAGTGACGTTTGAGCTTTTCTTAGCCCGTAAAGTGTCACTAATCCGTGCTGTGATGTACATGGTTGCACAATGCTTGGGTGCAATGTGTGGTGTAGGGCTAGTGAAGGCCTTCCAAAAGTCTTACTATATGCAGTATGGTGGTGGGGCGAACGAGATTGCCGATGGCAACAACAAAGGTGTGGGTTTGGCAGCTGAAATTATTGGTACCTTTGTCCTTGTCTACAATGTTTTCTCTGCTACAGATCCCAAGAAAAGTGCCAGAGACTCCCATGTCCCCGTAAGTTCACCTGTTTTACTTGGAAAATAG